One stretch of Juglans microcarpa x Juglans regia isolate MS1-56 chromosome 3D, Jm3101_v1.0, whole genome shotgun sequence DNA includes these proteins:
- the LOC121256440 gene encoding high affinity nitrate transporter 2.5-like, which translates to MEVESKPHIKFALPVDSEHKATEFSLFSVSAPHMRAFHLSWISFFACFVSSFAAPPLLPIIRDNLNLTSTDIGNAGIASVSGAVFARVAMGTACDLFGPRLASASLILLTAPAVYFTSLASSPISFLLVRFFTGFSLATFVSTQFWMSSMFSAPVVGTANGVAAGWGNLGGGATQLIMPLVFGIIRDIGAVKFTAWRIAFFIPALFQTLAAFSILIFGQDMPDGNFHGLEKSGDKPKDKFSWVFYYGVTNYRGWILALTYGYCFGVELTVDNIIAEYFFDRFNLKLQTAGMIAASFGLANLFSRPAGGFLSDLMAKRFGMRGRIWALWTVQTLGGLLCVVLGQVGSLGASIVVMIAFSVFVQAACGLTFGVVPFVSRRSLGVVSGMTGGGGNVGAVLTQLIFFRGSRYSKETGMTLMGVMMICCTLPLCLIHFPQWGGMFCGPSTKTHATEEDYYLSEWNSNEKDKGFHKASLKFAENSVRERGRKEDSVTRPSDETLPPHV; encoded by the exons ATGGAAGTAGAATCAAAGCCTCATATTAAGTTTGCGCTCCCGGTCGACTCAGAACACAAGGCCACCGAGTTCAGCTTATTCTCAGTTTCAGCACCTCACATGCGAGCATTTCATCTGTCTTGGATTTCCTTCTTTGCTTGTTTTGTGTCTTCTTTTGCCGCTCCACCGCTACTCCCAATCATTCGAGATAACCTCAACCTCACATCCACTGATATTGGCAATGCAGGAATTGCATCAGTTTCTGGTGCAGTCTTTGCCAGGGTTGCCATGGGGACTGCCTGCGACTTGTTTGGACCCCGCCTCGCCTCTGCATCACTCATCCTCCTCACTGCACCAGCAGTATACTTTACTTCCCTTGCCTCCTCTCCTATATCTTTCCTCCTCGTACGCTTCTTCACGGGCTTCTCCCTTGCCACTTTTGTCTCGACTCAATTCTGGATGAGCTCTATGTTCTCTGCTCCAGTAGTTGGAACCGCCAATGGCGTTGCAGCTGGATGGGGAAACCTGGGCGGCGGAGCAACACAACTCATCATGCCCCTTGTGTTTGGCATCATTCGTGACATTGGTGCTGTCAAATTTACGGCTTGGCGAATTGCCTTCTTCATTCCTGCTCTGTTTCAAACATTAGCGGCGTtctctattttgatatttggGCAGGACATGCCCGACGGGAACTTCCACGGCCTGGAGAAATCTGGAGATAAGCCGAAGGATAAATTTTCATGGGTGTTCTATTATGGGGTCACAAATTATAGAGGGTGGATTCTGGCCTTGACTTACGGCTACTGCTTTGGGGTAGAACTGACTGTGGACAACATTATAGCAGAGTACTTTTTTGACCGATTCAATCTAAAACTCCAAACTGCAGGAATGATAGCAGCAAGTTTCGGGCTAGCAAACCTGTTCTCTAGACCTGCAGGAGGATTTCTCTCGGATTTAATGGCAAAGAGGTTCGGAATGAGGGGAAGGATCTGGGCCTTGTGGACGGTGCAGACCTTGGGAGGTTTGCTTTGTGTAGTTCTTGGACAGGTGGGATCTTTAGGTGCGTCCATCGTCGTGATGATTGCATTCTCTGTGTTTGTCCAAGCTGCATGTGGACTGACCTTCGGGGTGGTGCCTTTTGTTTCTCGCAG GTCACTTGGGGTCGTATCTGGTATGACAGGGGGTGGTGGAAATGTAGGGGCAGTTCTGACGCAACTAATTTTCTTCAGAGGATCCAGATATTCAAAAGAAACAGGAATGACTCTAATGGGTGTCATGATGATATGCTGCACCCTTCCATTATGCTTAATACACTTCCCACAATGGGGTGGCATGTTTTGTGGCCCATCGACTAAAACGCATGCCACAGAAGAAGATTATTACCTGTCTGAATGGAACTCAAATGAGAAGGATAAAGGTTTTCACAAAGCAAGCTTGAAATTTGCAGAGAATAGCGTAAGAGAGAGAGGCAGAAAAGAAGACTCTGTAACCCGACCCTCTGATGAGACCTTGCCGCCACATGTTTAG
- the LOC121256441 gene encoding high affinity nitrate transporter 2.5-like has product MEEESQPPKFALPVDSEHKATEFRLFSVAAPHMRAFHLSWISFLACFVSSFAAAPLLPIIRDNLNLTSTDIGNAGIASVSGAVFARIAMGTACDLFGPRLASSSLILLTAPAVYFSSIASSPTSFLLVRFFTGFSLATFVSTQFWMSSMFSAPVVGAANGFAGGWGNLGGGATQLLMPLVFSVIRDIGAVKFTAWRIAFFIPALFQTLSAFAVLIFGQDMPDGNFHRLQKSGEKPKDKFSWVFYYGVTNYRGWILALTYGYCFGVELTVDNIIAEYFYDRFNLKLHTAGMIAASSGLANLFSRPGGGLLSDVMAKRYGMRGRLWALWVVQTLGGIFCVILGQVGTLSASIFVMIAFSILVQAACGLTFGVVPFVSRRSLGVVSGMTGGGGNVGAVLTQLIFFRGSRYSKETGITLMGIMMICCSLPLFLIYFPQWGGMFCGPSTKTHATEEEYYMSEWKSNEKENGFHLASLKFAENSVSERGVKADNVTRPSDQTSPAHV; this is encoded by the exons ATGGAAGAAGAATCTCAGCCTCCTAAATTCGCCCTTCCGGTGGATTCAGAACACAAGGCCACTGAATTCCGGTTATTCTCGGTGGCAGCACCTCACATGCGAGCATTTCATCTGTCATGGATCTCCTTCTTGGCTTGTTTTGTGTCTTCTTTTGCGGCTGCACCGCTCCTCCCAATCATTCGTGATAACCTCAACCTCACATCCACTGATATTGGCAACGCCGGGATTGCATCAGTCTCCGGAGCAGTCTTCGCCCGGATTGCCATGGGGACTGCCTGCGATTTGTTTGGACCCCGCCTTGCCTCTTCCTCGCTCATCCTCCTCACTGCACCAGCAGTTTACTTCAGTTCTATTGCCTCATCTCCTACATCTTTCCTCCTCGTACGCTTTTTCACGGGCTTCTCCCTTGCTACTTTCGTCTCAACTCAATTCTGGATGAGCTCTATGTTCTCTGCTCCAGTAGTTGGTGCCGCCAATGGTTTTGCAGGTGGCTGGGGCAACCTGGGTGGTGGAGCGACGCAACTCCTCATGCCACTTGTGTTTAGTGTCATCCGAGACATTGGCGCGGTCAAATTTACAGCCTGGAGAATTGCTTTTTTCATTCCTGCTCTGTTTCAAACATTGTCGGCATTCGCGGTTTTGATCTTTGGACAGGACATGCCGGATGGGAACTTCCATCGACTGCAGAAATCTGGGGAGAAGCCAAAAGATAAATTTTCGTGGGTTTTCTACTATGGGGTCACAAACTATAGAGGGTGGATTCTGGCATTGACTTACGGTTATTGCTTTGGGGTAGAACTGACTGTGGACAACATTATAGCTGAGTACTTTTATGACAGATTCAATCTAAAACTCCATACTGCAGGAATGATAGCAGCAAGTTCTGGGTTAGCAAATCTATTCTCTAGGCCAGGAGGAGGGCTTCTCTCTGATGTAATGGCAAAGAGGTATGGAATGAGGGgaaggctttgggccttgtgggtaGTGCAAACCTTGGGAGGTATTTTCTGTGTTATTCTTGGGCAGGTTGGGACTTTAAGTGCATCCATTTTTGTGATGATTGCTTTCTCTATTCTTGTCCAAGCTGCTTGTGGGCTTACATTTGGGGTGGTTCCTTTTGTCTCTCGTAG GTCACTGGGGGTCGTATCCGGCATGACCGGCGGTGGTGGAAATGTTGGGGCAGTTTTGACGCAGCTGATTTTCTTTAGAGGATCCAGATATTCAAAAGAAACAGGGATAACTCTAATGGGAATCATGATGATATGCTGCAGCCTTCCATTATTCTTAATATACTTCCCGCAATGGGGTGGCATGTTTTGTGGCCCATCAACTAAAACACACGCCACAGAAGAGGAGTACTACATGTCTGAATGGAAATCAAATGAGAAGGAGAATGGTTTTCATCTAGCAAGCTTGAAATTTGCTGAGAATAGCGTGAGCGAAAGAGGCGTAAAAGCAGACAATGTAACCAGGCCCTCTGATCAAACTTCACCAGCTCATGTTTAG